A window of Acidimicrobiales bacterium contains these coding sequences:
- a CDS encoding LLM class flavin-dependent oxidoreductase, whose protein sequence is MKVRIGYGIGAVPTLMARPDGLGQVVDELERLRFDSLWFPERVNSPQLDPIVAMAFVAGRTRKLKFGSAVAVLPGRNPILMAKMLASLDVVSGGRCLPAVGLGIANTAEHQAFQVDRKERASWLDEALPLMRRLWAEDTVDHEGERFTVKGASVLPKPLQQPLEVWMGGQAPSELRRTGRLADGWLASFTTPGDVADGIAAIDAAASDAGRTIDSEHFGVLIPYLPGEAETAIPEPLAAVVSARRPDADPRDVVATSRARIVELVNEYVSIGASKFVLFPFAEPDDWHAELDGLADVALPLQT, encoded by the coding sequence ATGAAGGTGCGGATCGGATACGGCATCGGTGCGGTGCCCACGCTCATGGCTCGGCCCGACGGGCTCGGGCAGGTGGTCGACGAGCTCGAGCGGCTCCGCTTCGACTCGCTCTGGTTTCCCGAGCGGGTCAACAGCCCGCAGCTCGACCCGATCGTGGCGATGGCGTTCGTGGCCGGACGCACCCGCAAGCTCAAGTTCGGCTCGGCCGTGGCGGTCCTGCCCGGCCGCAACCCGATCCTGATGGCCAAGATGCTGGCCAGCCTCGATGTGGTCTCCGGCGGCCGCTGCCTTCCTGCCGTCGGGCTCGGTATCGCCAACACGGCTGAGCACCAGGCGTTCCAGGTCGACCGCAAGGAACGGGCGTCCTGGCTCGACGAGGCATTGCCGCTCATGCGTCGGCTCTGGGCCGAGGACACCGTCGACCACGAGGGCGAACGGTTCACCGTGAAGGGTGCGTCCGTTCTCCCCAAGCCGTTGCAGCAGCCGCTCGAGGTGTGGATGGGCGGCCAGGCGCCGTCGGAGCTTCGCCGCACCGGCCGGTTGGCCGACGGCTGGCTCGCGTCGTTCACCACCCCCGGCGATGTCGCGGACGGCATTGCGGCGATCGATGCTGCCGCGTCCGACGCGGGCCGGACGATCGACTCCGAGCACTTTGGCGTGCTGATCCCCTACCTGCCGGGCGAGGCCGAGACGGCGATTCCCGAGCCGCTGGCCGCCGTGGTCAGCGCCCGCCGACCCGACGCCGACCCTCGCGATGTGGTGGCCACGAGCCGGGCCCGCATCGTCGAGCTCGTGAACGAGTACGTCTCCATCGGCGCGTCGAAGTTCGTGCTCTTCCCGTTCGCCGAACCCGACGACTGGCATGCCGAGCTCGACGGCCTCGCCGATGTGGCGCTCCCGCTCCAGACCTGA
- a CDS encoding cystathionine gamma-synthase gives MADDIFADAETWGFETRAIRAGQPHDPTSGAVVTPISLATTFVQEDVGVHRGYEYSRTGNPTRSALQDCLASLEGAAHGLAFGSGMAAEDTLLRILAPGDHVVLGNDAYGGTFRLISAILAPTGIEWSAADLTDPAALAAAMRPNTRIVWAETPTNPLLTVIDLDAIAEVAHAGDAMFVVDNTFATPYLQQPLSLGADVVVHSTTKYCGGHSDVVGGFLALDDDALADRLAYLQNAIGAIGSPFDNYLTLRGLKTLAVRMDRHCENAAAVAEFLQGRNEVAEVLYPGLPGHPGHEVAARQMSGFGGMVSFRVAGGRDAAVRLAASTRVFSLAESLGAVESLIEHPGAMTHASAAGSPLEVPDDLIRLSVGIESLPDLLGDLEAAFDRL, from the coding sequence ATGGCTGACGACATCTTCGCCGACGCCGAGACGTGGGGCTTCGAGACCCGTGCCATCAGAGCCGGTCAGCCCCACGACCCCACCAGCGGCGCCGTCGTCACGCCGATCTCGCTGGCCACCACCTTCGTGCAGGAGGACGTGGGCGTGCATCGGGGCTACGAGTACTCGCGCACCGGCAACCCCACGCGGTCGGCGTTGCAGGACTGTCTCGCGTCGCTCGAGGGCGCGGCTCACGGCCTCGCCTTCGGCTCGGGCATGGCCGCGGAGGACACCCTCCTGCGCATCCTCGCGCCCGGCGACCATGTGGTGCTCGGCAACGATGCCTACGGCGGCACGTTCCGGCTGATCTCCGCGATCCTGGCCCCGACCGGCATCGAGTGGTCGGCCGCCGACCTCACCGATCCGGCCGCTCTCGCAGCGGCGATGCGGCCGAACACCCGGATCGTCTGGGCCGAGACTCCCACGAATCCGCTGCTCACGGTGATCGACCTCGACGCGATCGCCGAGGTCGCCCATGCCGGCGACGCCATGTTCGTCGTCGACAACACGTTCGCCACGCCCTATCTCCAGCAGCCGCTGTCGCTCGGCGCCGACGTGGTCGTCCACTCCACCACCAAGTACTGCGGCGGTCACTCCGACGTGGTCGGCGGGTTCCTGGCGCTCGACGACGACGCGCTGGCCGACCGGCTCGCCTATCTCCAGAACGCGATCGGTGCGATCGGGAGTCCGTTCGACAACTACCTGACCCTGCGGGGCCTCAAGACACTGGCCGTGCGGATGGACCGCCACTGCGAGAACGCCGCGGCCGTCGCCGAGTTCCTCCAGGGCCGCAACGAAGTGGCCGAGGTTCTCTATCCGGGTCTGCCCGGGCACCCCGGTCACGAGGTCGCCGCACGGCAGATGTCGGGGTTCGGCGGCATGGTGTCGTTCCGGGTGGCCGGGGGGCGAGATGCAGCCGTCCGTCTCGCCGCGTCGACCCGCGTGTTCTCCCTGGCCGAGTCGCTCGGTGCGGTCGAGTCCTTGATCGAGCATCCCGGCGCAATGACCCATGCGTCGGCGGCCGGGTCGCCCCTCGAAGTGCCCGACGACCTCATCCGCCTGAGCGTCGGCATCGAGTCGTTGCCCGACCTGCTGGGCGATCTCGAGGCGGCCTTCGACCGACTCTGA
- a CDS encoding cystathionine beta-synthase, with translation MEIFDSVLDMVGETPLVRLRQVGQGLPCPVVVKAEMTNPGGSSKDRPAIAMIDAAERDGLLKPGGTIIEPTSGNTGVGLAIVAAQRGYKCIFVMTDKVGSEKVDLLRAYGAEVVVCPVAVAPEDPASYYSTAERLVKEIPGAYRPNQYQNQDNPRAHYEATGPEIWRQTDGKVTHFIAGAGTGGTLSGVGRYLKEQNPDIRIIAADPEGSVYSGGSGRPYLVEGVGEDFFPETYHADLVDETIPVSDQDSFLTARAVTREEGLLIGGSGGTAVNAALKVAENCGPDDLVVVLVPDNGRLYLSTVFDDEWMAGFGFIRADGPVVADVLGSRREGVPELLYVQPQQTVREAAQMMSEYGVSQLPVAKNDMPLAAAEVMGSVSELRLMDLAFDTDSVLDKTVEDIMSPKLRTIGSGQPVALAVEMLESCSALLVLDGGRPRAVISSSDVLAFLSKGAFNG, from the coding sequence ATGGAGATCTTCGACTCGGTACTCGACATGGTCGGCGAGACCCCGCTGGTACGGCTCCGCCAGGTCGGCCAGGGTCTCCCGTGCCCCGTCGTCGTCAAGGCGGAGATGACGAACCCGGGCGGTTCCTCCAAGGACCGGCCCGCGATCGCGATGATCGACGCGGCCGAACGAGACGGATTGCTGAAGCCGGGGGGCACCATCATCGAGCCCACCTCGGGCAACACCGGCGTCGGTCTCGCCATCGTGGCGGCCCAGCGGGGTTACAAGTGCATCTTCGTGATGACCGACAAGGTCGGCAGCGAGAAGGTCGACCTGCTGCGGGCCTACGGCGCCGAGGTGGTCGTGTGCCCCGTCGCCGTCGCGCCGGAAGATCCGGCGTCGTACTACTCGACCGCGGAGCGACTGGTGAAAGAGATCCCCGGCGCCTACCGGCCCAACCAGTACCAGAACCAGGACAACCCCCGGGCCCACTACGAAGCAACCGGACCCGAGATCTGGCGTCAGACCGACGGCAAGGTCACCCACTTCATCGCCGGCGCGGGTACGGGCGGCACGCTCAGCGGCGTCGGGCGCTACCTCAAGGAACAGAACCCCGACATCAGGATCATCGCGGCCGACCCCGAGGGCTCCGTCTACTCGGGTGGTTCCGGTCGTCCGTATCTGGTCGAGGGCGTGGGCGAGGACTTCTTCCCGGAGACCTACCACGCCGATCTCGTCGACGAGACCATTCCGGTCAGCGACCAGGACTCGTTCCTCACCGCCCGGGCCGTCACCCGCGAGGAGGGCCTGCTCATCGGTGGTTCCGGCGGCACCGCGGTCAACGCGGCGCTGAAGGTGGCCGAGAACTGCGGACCCGACGATCTCGTCGTCGTGCTCGTGCCCGACAACGGCCGGCTCTACCTGTCCACCGTGTTCGACGACGAATGGATGGCCGGCTTCGGCTTCATCCGCGCCGACGGCCCCGTGGTGGCCGACGTGCTCGGCTCGCGACGCGAAGGGGTGCCCGAACTGCTCTACGTCCAGCCGCAGCAGACCGTCCGAGAGGCCGCCCAGATGATGAGCGAGTACGGCGTGTCGCAGTTGCCGGTGGCCAAGAACGACATGCCGTTGGCCGCCGCCGAGGTGATGGGCTCGGTGAGCGAGTTGCGGCTGATGGATCTCGCCTTCGACACCGACTCGGTGCTCGACAAGACGGTGGAGGACATCATGAGCCCGAAGCTCCGCACGATCGGCAGCGGCCAACCGGTCGCCTTGGCCGTGGAAATGCTCGAATCGTGCTCGGCGCTGCTGGTGCTCGACGGTGGGCGGCCGCGTGCGGTGATCTCGTCGAGCGATGTGCTCGCGTTCCTGTCGAAAGGCGCCTTCAATGGCTGA
- a CDS encoding CaiB/BaiF CoA-transferase family protein, which produces MSEPSASDQSQLLSGVRVIESSLLGPGHVATFFADLGADVIKVESPAGDYIRQMTWPIVEGVSLLHLHTHRGKRGITLDLKSEEGKQLYKELVATADVVVEAMRPGALAKLGLGYEDLKKVNPKIVFATLSGYGATGPYKDMPSHGIAYDTWAGIVQPVVDDEGFAHIPPTMPNVGINVGPMVGAMAILAGIIKARETGEGCQMEMAQSDAAAYMDWYRIESERAYLRPEDEVTGNPSDNYERRPAGLAGMWEGVRYQMYEASDGHVLFMASEQAFWKNFCEGAGRMDLFDKWPGSKYADHAKGNKELQRELQQVFKTKTCAEWLEFSNEFNTTIAPVNTPANIGDDPQFQARMGFYPTEAVGCEQLPLPVFVNGALPPTPTMAPTVGEHNDDVMADVLGKSADEIAALKAAGAFGTPT; this is translated from the coding sequence ATGTCTGAACCGTCAGCTTCCGATCAGTCCCAGCTTCTCTCCGGTGTCCGGGTGATCGAGTCCAGCCTTCTCGGTCCCGGTCATGTCGCCACGTTCTTCGCCGATCTCGGCGCCGACGTGATCAAGGTCGAGTCGCCGGCCGGTGACTACATCCGCCAGATGACCTGGCCGATCGTCGAGGGCGTGTCGCTGCTGCACCTCCACACCCATCGCGGCAAGCGGGGCATCACCCTCGACCTCAAGTCAGAAGAGGGCAAGCAGCTCTACAAGGAGCTCGTCGCCACCGCCGACGTCGTCGTGGAGGCGATGCGACCGGGCGCGCTGGCCAAGCTCGGCCTCGGCTACGAGGACCTCAAGAAGGTCAACCCCAAGATCGTCTTCGCGACCCTCTCGGGCTATGGCGCCACCGGCCCCTACAAGGACATGCCCAGCCACGGCATCGCCTACGACACCTGGGCCGGCATCGTGCAGCCGGTCGTCGACGACGAGGGCTTCGCCCACATTCCGCCCACCATGCCCAACGTGGGCATCAACGTCGGCCCCATGGTCGGCGCGATGGCCATCCTCGCCGGCATCATCAAGGCTCGCGAAACCGGTGAGGGTTGCCAGATGGAGATGGCCCAGTCCGACGCCGCCGCCTACATGGACTGGTACCGCATCGAGTCCGAGCGGGCCTATCTGCGCCCCGAGGACGAGGTCACCGGCAACCCCAGCGACAACTACGAGCGCCGTCCCGCGGGGCTGGCCGGCATGTGGGAGGGCGTGCGCTACCAGATGTACGAAGCGTCAGACGGCCATGTGCTGTTCATGGCCAGCGAGCAGGCGTTCTGGAAGAACTTCTGCGAAGGCGCCGGCCGCATGGACCTCTTCGACAAGTGGCCCGGCTCGAAGTACGCCGATCACGCCAAGGGCAACAAGGAACTCCAGCGCGAACTGCAGCAGGTGTTCAAGACCAAGACGTGTGCGGAATGGCTCGAGTTTTCCAACGAGTTCAATACCACGATCGCCCCGGTGAACACGCCGGCCAACATCGGCGACGACCCGCAGTTCCAGGCACGGATGGGCTTCTACCCGACCGAGGCCGTCGGCTGCGAGCAGCTGCCCCTGCCGGTGTTCGTCAACGGTGCGCTCCCCCCGACACCGACCATGGCGCCGACGGTCGGCGAGCACAACGACGACGTGATGGCCGACGTGCTCGGCAAGTCCGCCGACGAGATCGCAGCGCTGAAGGCCGCCGGCGCGTTCGGCACACCGACCTGA